From one Microbulbifer sp. A4B17 genomic stretch:
- a CDS encoding dihydrolipoamide acetyltransferase family protein, with translation MKTFTLPDLGEGLPDAVVREWHVSEGDTIAAHETLVTVETAKALVEVPAPWGGTIEKLFAAVDETVNVGDPLVGFMAEGEVADESPPTKAEESEQETSPRADSGTVVGKIEQGQGVLGAERGPEVGLKRLATPRVRALARRLGVDLQSISSAGALVTEAQVLTAVGPETKAKTVAKGQHPSPARASAVQTTAVAPQFDSESEVMTPARRAMGLSMSRARDEVKQITLCDDADISNWWGSAPALLRLIRAVQEACEAEPTLNALYQDEKLAPQGSINIGLAVDSPRGLYVPVLRDVAQRTDEDLLQQVADFKHQARETGIAQRDLQGASILLSNFGSIAGRYATPVVMPPTVAIVGAGRVCQGVVVVNRWPALRPLLPLSISADHRAVTGGELARFLQTMLETLSL, from the coding sequence ATGAAGACTTTTACCTTGCCGGATCTCGGCGAAGGTCTGCCCGATGCGGTAGTGCGGGAGTGGCATGTGTCTGAGGGGGATACCATAGCCGCCCACGAAACCTTGGTGACAGTGGAAACCGCTAAGGCCCTGGTGGAAGTGCCGGCTCCTTGGGGCGGCACTATTGAGAAGTTGTTTGCGGCAGTGGATGAGACCGTGAATGTTGGCGACCCCCTGGTGGGATTTATGGCCGAGGGAGAAGTCGCAGATGAAAGCCCACCCACTAAAGCTGAAGAATCGGAACAAGAGACTAGTCCTCGGGCCGACAGCGGCACGGTGGTGGGAAAAATAGAGCAAGGGCAAGGTGTGTTGGGGGCTGAGCGGGGGCCGGAGGTGGGCTTAAAGCGCCTGGCCACCCCGAGAGTAAGGGCCTTGGCCAGGCGTTTGGGGGTAGATTTACAGTCAATATCATCAGCGGGTGCACTGGTAACGGAAGCTCAGGTACTTACTGCGGTGGGGCCGGAAACAAAGGCCAAAACTGTGGCGAAGGGGCAGCATCCATCACCTGCCCGCGCTTCTGCCGTACAAACTACAGCCGTTGCACCCCAATTCGATTCTGAGTCCGAAGTCATGACGCCTGCACGTCGCGCAATGGGTTTGTCCATGAGCCGTGCGCGGGATGAGGTAAAGCAGATAACGCTGTGTGACGATGCAGATATCTCCAACTGGTGGGGTAGTGCCCCGGCGCTACTGCGATTGATTCGTGCAGTACAGGAAGCTTGCGAGGCGGAACCTACCCTCAATGCCCTGTATCAGGATGAGAAGCTGGCGCCGCAGGGCAGTATCAATATTGGCTTGGCAGTGGACTCTCCACGAGGGCTCTATGTGCCGGTACTCAGGGATGTCGCCCAGCGTACTGATGAAGATCTGCTCCAGCAGGTGGCGGACTTTAAACACCAGGCCCGCGAGACCGGGATCGCCCAGCGAGACCTTCAGGGGGCAAGCATACTTCTCTCCAACTTCGGCTCCATAGCCGGTCGTTATGCCACTCCGGTAGTCATGCCGCCCACTGTTGCCATTGTCGGTGCCGGGCGGGTGTGCCAGGGAGTTGTGGTGGTAAATCGATGGCCGGCACTTCGCCCCCTACTCCCTCTCTCCATCAGTGCCGATCACCGGGCCGTTACCGGTGGAGAGTTGGCGCGCTTTCTTCAGACAATGTTGGAAACTTTGTCTCTCTAG
- a CDS encoding alpha-ketoacid dehydrogenase subunit beta: MAEITLVEAVTQALAYEMQADPMVVLFGEDVGLNGGVFRSTEGLQARFGRDRVMDTPLAETMIAGMAVGMAVQGLRPVAEFQFMGFIYPGLDQILSHASRYRNRTRGRLSCPIVYRAPYGGGIHAPEHHSESTEALFAHIPGLRLVVPSSPARAYGLLLAAIRDPDPVIFLEPKRIYRAVRQEVPDSGEALPLDRAFVLREGCDITLIAWGASLKETLQAAEQLAEEGVEAEVIDPATLKPLDIHTVIDSLEKTGCCVVVHEAARFCGLGAELVAQINEYAFDLLKAPVQRVTGFDTVMPYYQLEDEYLPGVPRILSAVQEVLDYANGGAQ; encoded by the coding sequence ATGGCTGAGATAACTTTGGTCGAGGCTGTCACCCAGGCTCTGGCTTACGAGATGCAAGCAGACCCGATGGTGGTTCTATTTGGTGAAGATGTTGGTCTGAACGGTGGCGTATTTCGCTCAACTGAAGGGTTGCAGGCCAGGTTTGGTCGGGACCGGGTGATGGATACCCCCTTAGCCGAGACCATGATTGCCGGAATGGCTGTCGGTATGGCGGTGCAGGGCCTGCGACCGGTGGCTGAATTCCAGTTTATGGGTTTTATCTATCCCGGTCTCGATCAGATCCTCAGCCACGCCTCGCGCTATCGCAATCGCACTCGCGGCCGCCTCTCCTGTCCGATTGTCTATCGGGCCCCCTATGGAGGTGGAATCCATGCACCGGAGCATCACTCTGAGAGCACTGAGGCCCTGTTCGCCCATATTCCAGGTCTGCGCCTTGTGGTGCCCTCCTCTCCTGCACGGGCCTACGGTTTACTATTGGCGGCGATTAGAGACCCGGACCCGGTAATTTTCCTGGAGCCTAAACGTATTTACCGAGCAGTTCGCCAGGAAGTGCCCGACTCTGGTGAAGCTCTACCGCTGGATCGCGCCTTTGTGTTGCGGGAGGGCTGCGATATTACGCTTATTGCCTGGGGCGCTTCCCTCAAAGAGACCCTGCAAGCCGCAGAGCAGCTCGCAGAGGAAGGGGTAGAGGCTGAGGTTATCGACCCGGCCACCCTGAAACCCCTGGATATCCACACGGTAATAGACTCCCTGGAGAAAACCGGGTGCTGTGTCGTTGTGCACGAGGCGGCCAGGTTCTGTGGCCTGGGTGCCGAGTTGGTCGCACAGATTAATGAGTATGCCTTCGATCTTTTAAAGGCACCGGTACAGAGGGTGACCGGTTTCGATACGGTGATGCCCTACTATCAACTGGAGGATGAGTATCTACCCGGAGTCCCGCGTATTTTATCGGCCGTACAGGAAGTGCTGGACTACGCCAACGGAGGGGCACAATGA
- the pdhA gene encoding pyruvate dehydrogenase (acetyl-transferring) E1 component subunit alpha, with the protein MHKPRLQLLASFDIASLQYLDEQGQTTQALPEFATPDTLIAYYRQMTLARMVDDRAVKMQRTGQLGTYPSSLGQEAIGVGLAAAMAKEDIYCPNYRETGALLGRGVTIEEIYAIWGGDERGQNFRHSREDLPLSVPIATQMLHGAGVAFALKYKHEHFGEPMRVAVSTGGDGSTSRGDFYEAINLAGDWHLPLVIVINNNQWAISLPRDEQTACKTLAQKAIAAGIPGLQVDGNDVIAVREAVGDAVERARSGAGPALIEAISYRLCDHTTADDASRYQPKKDVSEAWSREPLRRLRSYLENCGAWDDAQEEELQRELTQKLERAVHIYRETPRDAATAIFDHLYAKLPEPFLEQYQQLQGDS; encoded by the coding sequence ATGCACAAGCCCAGATTACAGCTGCTTGCCAGTTTTGATATTGCTTCGCTGCAATATTTGGATGAACAGGGACAGACGACTCAAGCCCTACCGGAATTTGCCACCCCGGATACCCTGATTGCTTACTACCGCCAGATGACGCTGGCTCGTATGGTGGATGATCGCGCGGTAAAAATGCAGCGTACCGGTCAACTTGGCACCTATCCCTCCAGCCTCGGCCAGGAAGCTATTGGTGTTGGTCTCGCAGCCGCCATGGCCAAAGAGGATATCTACTGCCCCAATTATCGGGAGACAGGCGCTCTTCTGGGACGGGGCGTCACTATCGAGGAGATCTACGCAATCTGGGGGGGCGATGAGCGGGGGCAGAACTTTCGCCATAGCCGCGAAGATTTGCCCTTGAGTGTGCCTATAGCCACCCAGATGTTGCACGGTGCCGGTGTAGCCTTTGCCCTGAAATATAAACATGAGCATTTCGGTGAACCCATGCGCGTCGCTGTCTCGACCGGGGGCGATGGATCTACTTCGCGGGGAGACTTTTACGAGGCGATAAACCTGGCTGGGGATTGGCACCTGCCTTTGGTGATCGTTATCAACAACAATCAATGGGCTATTTCCCTACCGCGAGATGAGCAAACTGCCTGTAAGACCTTGGCACAGAAGGCTATTGCCGCCGGAATACCTGGCTTGCAGGTAGACGGCAACGATGTGATTGCCGTTCGTGAGGCGGTGGGTGATGCCGTGGAGCGGGCGCGCAGTGGTGCTGGCCCAGCTCTGATCGAGGCGATCAGCTATCGCCTGTGTGACCACACCACCGCCGATGATGCCAGTCGCTACCAGCCCAAAAAAGATGTCAGTGAAGCCTGGTCTCGGGAGCCTCTGCGGCGCCTGCGATCCTACCTGGAAAACTGCGGTGCCTGGGATGATGCGCAGGAAGAAGAGCTGCAACGGGAGCTGACCCAGAAGCTGGAGAGAGCGGTCCACATCTACCGGGAAACCCCCAGAGATGCCGCCACGGCAATATTCGATCACCTCTATGCAAAGTTGCCGGAGCCTTTTCTGGAGCAGTATCAACAGTTGCAGGGAGATAGCTAA
- the glmU gene encoding bifunctional UDP-N-acetylglucosamine diphosphorylase/glucosamine-1-phosphate N-acetyltransferase GlmU, with amino-acid sequence MTIDVVVLAAGKGTRMHSDLPKVLHPIGGIPMLERVIDTAMLLGEVQITVVIGHGADLIRDRFADRGVRFVEQEQQLGTGHAVAQAVPYFREGATVLVLYGDVPLVRAGSLQSLLSAADHGPALLSVEMANPAGYGRIVRDNSGCVQSIVEEKDADADTLAIREVNTGILATPGALLARWLPELSCDNAQGEYYLTDIIGRSVGEGIPVTGVIASDPLEVAGVNSRAQQAQMERALQHNHATSLMNAGVTLLDPMRIDVRGSLECDTDVSIDINCIFEGTVSLGKGVQIGPNCLLKNCRLADGTKVEANSIIEGAEIGEACTIGPFARLRPGTELATGAKVGNFVETKKAKIGEGSKVNHLSYVGDALVGEAVNIGAGTITCNYDGLNKSLTEIGDKAFIGSNTALVAPVTVGAGATVGAGSTITQAVGSEELAVARSKQRNISGWQRPTKKS; translated from the coding sequence ATGACTATCGATGTTGTGGTTTTGGCCGCCGGAAAAGGCACCCGCATGCACTCTGACCTGCCTAAAGTGCTGCATCCTATTGGCGGTATTCCCATGCTTGAGCGGGTAATTGATACCGCCATGTTGTTGGGAGAGGTGCAGATTACCGTGGTAATCGGGCATGGCGCAGACCTGATACGTGACCGCTTTGCTGATCGTGGTGTCAGGTTTGTGGAGCAGGAACAGCAACTGGGTACCGGGCATGCCGTGGCCCAGGCCGTGCCCTATTTCCGCGAGGGAGCCACTGTTTTGGTGCTCTATGGTGATGTGCCTCTGGTCAGGGCCGGCAGCTTGCAATCACTGCTATCGGCAGCGGATCACGGACCTGCCCTGCTGTCAGTTGAAATGGCCAATCCCGCCGGTTACGGGCGCATCGTGAGGGATAACAGCGGCTGTGTGCAGTCGATCGTTGAGGAAAAGGATGCCGATGCGGATACCCTGGCTATCCGTGAGGTTAATACCGGCATTTTGGCGACTCCTGGAGCACTGTTAGCTCGCTGGTTGCCGGAGTTGTCCTGTGACAATGCTCAAGGTGAATACTACCTGACCGATATTATCGGTCGTTCGGTCGGTGAGGGGATTCCTGTTACGGGCGTAATTGCCAGTGATCCACTGGAAGTGGCGGGAGTAAATAGCCGTGCGCAGCAGGCGCAGATGGAGCGTGCTTTGCAGCATAACCATGCGACCAGTCTTATGAATGCGGGGGTGACTTTATTGGACCCCATGCGTATAGATGTTCGCGGCAGCCTGGAGTGCGATACCGATGTCTCTATTGATATTAATTGCATTTTCGAAGGGACAGTTTCACTGGGTAAGGGAGTACAAATTGGACCTAATTGCCTGCTAAAAAACTGTCGCCTGGCAGATGGCACCAAGGTAGAGGCCAATTCCATCATCGAAGGCGCTGAGATTGGTGAGGCTTGCACTATCGGTCCCTTTGCGCGTTTGCGTCCGGGCACAGAGCTGGCCACCGGTGCCAAGGTGGGTAACTTTGTCGAAACCAAAAAAGCCAAAATTGGTGAGGGCAGTAAGGTTAATCATCTCTCTTATGTAGGTGATGCCCTGGTGGGCGAAGCGGTCAATATCGGTGCTGGCACCATTACCTGTAATTACGACGGTTTGAACAAGTCCCTGACCGAGATCGGCGATAAAGCTTTCATTGGCTCTAACACGGCTCTGGTAGCCCCGGTAACTGTGGGCGCTGGAGCCACAGTGGGTGCTGGCTCCACCATTACCCAGGCGGTGGGGAGCGAAGAGTTGGCGGTAGCGCGCAGCAAGCAGCGCAATATTAGCGGCTGGCAACGTCCGACCAAGAAAAGCTAA
- a CDS encoding amidohydrolase family protein: MNTTKQNKPRRHLLALAVLALTLPMGAVAEAESALEATKEKEVEKAEAQSWDINKPPYEFKPIQLDTRETTWSNLDISPDGKTILFDMLGDIYTVPVAGGEAVALTNEIAWNMQPRFSPDGKTIVFISDRDGADNIWLMDRNGDNLRQLTTEKENLLHSPNWSPDGQYLVARKGFMSGRSIPAGEIWMYHYGGGEGRQLKERIGGDIAQKNIADPAFSPDGRYVYYSIDTTPGTVWKYNKNSTQEIFAINRYDLQDGEEETFVSGPGGAVAPVPSPDGSKLAFIRRQDNQTSLFLKDLDTGLETPVYSGLERDLQEIFGPHGNYVQYDWMPDGESLVVWTGGKFLRISINGDSVAPIAVHVKVEKQVADAVRFPVDVAPETFDVKMIRWAQKSPNGKQVAFQALGKIYIQDVASGERRRLTRQDEHFEFYPSWSRDGREITYVSWDDQNLGHVRVVSARNGRGKNITKQPGLYVEPSFSPSGDTVAYRRFTGGYLLSPEYSLEPGIYLADADGDWQRRVVKSGYEPHFGASEDRIYFSEYQNADGGQRVLKSTNLEGKDEREHLHGAEITSFRLSPDGKWVAFTQDFKAFVAPFMHTGKSEVIGPDSKAVKVTQVSKRAGENLHWSADSDTLGWAHGPKLFERELKDAFEFVAGAPEELPEPVSEGIDLSFEQSFDNRAGLVALTGGKIVTMRDAENTREIIDNGVVLFRGNRIVAVGPAAEVEIPTEAKRIDITGKTVLPGLIDAHAHGAQGREEIIPQQNWNLFSSLAFGVTTIHDPSNDSSEIFSAAEMQKAGLITGPRIFSTGTILYGAKGPGYKAKINSLEDAQFHVNRLKEMGAISVKSYNQPRRDQRQQVLQAAREAGIMVVPEGGGKYQHNMNMIVDGHTGIEHSLPIANVYGDVEQLWSQTQVGYTPTFVVAYGGLWGEEYWYDRTEVWKNERLTRFTPDFIVNPRSIRRPTAPDAHYNHFNVARQAKQLRDEGVTVHIGAHGQREGLGAHWEMWMMEQGGFTPWEAFRAGTIDGARYLGMDSDIGSIEAGKLADLIVVDGNPLDNLRLSENITYTVINGRVFEAETMNEVGAGERLAFFHERLPISAMPAPTAEAVQEKMERHHWVH, from the coding sequence ATGAACACCACCAAGCAGAACAAGCCGCGCCGCCATTTGTTGGCTCTGGCTGTCCTGGCACTGACCCTGCCGATGGGTGCTGTGGCAGAAGCCGAAAGCGCTCTCGAAGCTACCAAAGAAAAGGAAGTAGAAAAGGCGGAAGCCCAGTCCTGGGATATCAACAAGCCACCCTACGAATTCAAACCGATCCAGTTGGACACCCGCGAGACCACCTGGAGCAACCTGGATATCAGCCCAGATGGCAAAACCATCTTGTTCGATATGCTCGGCGATATCTACACAGTGCCGGTAGCAGGCGGAGAGGCGGTAGCCCTGACCAATGAAATCGCCTGGAATATGCAGCCGCGCTTCAGCCCGGATGGCAAGACCATCGTGTTTATCAGCGACCGTGACGGCGCCGACAACATCTGGCTGATGGATCGTAATGGCGACAACCTTCGCCAGCTCACGACAGAGAAGGAAAACTTGCTGCACTCGCCCAACTGGAGCCCCGATGGCCAGTACCTGGTAGCACGTAAAGGCTTTATGTCTGGCCGCAGTATCCCCGCCGGTGAAATCTGGATGTACCACTACGGTGGGGGTGAAGGTCGCCAACTGAAAGAGCGCATCGGTGGCGATATCGCCCAGAAAAATATTGCTGATCCGGCCTTCTCCCCAGATGGACGCTATGTCTATTACTCCATAGACACCACCCCCGGCACCGTGTGGAAATACAACAAAAACTCCACCCAGGAAATTTTTGCTATCAACCGCTATGACCTCCAGGATGGTGAAGAGGAGACCTTTGTCTCCGGTCCCGGTGGCGCAGTGGCACCTGTACCCTCCCCGGATGGCAGTAAACTGGCCTTTATTCGCCGCCAGGACAACCAGACCTCCCTGTTCCTGAAAGATTTGGATACAGGACTGGAAACACCGGTTTACTCCGGCCTCGAACGCGACCTGCAGGAAATCTTTGGCCCCCATGGCAACTACGTTCAATACGACTGGATGCCCGATGGTGAGTCATTGGTCGTTTGGACTGGCGGTAAATTCCTGCGCATCTCCATCAACGGCGACAGCGTCGCACCGATTGCGGTCCATGTGAAAGTTGAGAAACAGGTAGCGGATGCCGTGCGCTTCCCGGTAGACGTAGCGCCGGAAACCTTCGATGTGAAGATGATTCGCTGGGCGCAGAAATCCCCCAACGGCAAGCAGGTCGCTTTCCAGGCATTGGGCAAAATTTATATTCAGGATGTCGCCAGTGGTGAGCGCCGTCGTCTGACCCGCCAGGACGAGCACTTTGAGTTCTATCCCAGCTGGTCCCGCGATGGTCGCGAGATCACCTATGTCTCTTGGGATGACCAAAACCTGGGCCATGTGAGGGTAGTTTCCGCTCGCAACGGTCGCGGTAAAAACATCACCAAGCAGCCGGGCCTGTACGTTGAACCAAGCTTTTCTCCAAGCGGTGACACAGTGGCCTACCGTCGCTTTACCGGCGGCTATCTGCTCAGCCCTGAATACTCCCTGGAACCGGGCATTTACCTGGCAGACGCCGACGGCGACTGGCAACGCCGGGTCGTAAAGTCCGGCTATGAGCCTCATTTCGGCGCCAGCGAAGACCGTATCTACTTCTCCGAGTACCAAAACGCAGACGGCGGACAGCGCGTGCTGAAGAGCACCAACCTGGAAGGCAAAGATGAGCGCGAGCACCTGCACGGCGCTGAAATTACTTCTTTCCGCCTGTCTCCGGACGGCAAGTGGGTTGCCTTCACCCAGGACTTCAAAGCCTTTGTCGCGCCCTTTATGCATACCGGCAAATCCGAGGTTATCGGCCCCGATAGCAAAGCGGTCAAAGTCACCCAGGTATCCAAGCGCGCCGGTGAAAACCTGCATTGGTCTGCCGATAGCGACACTTTGGGCTGGGCACACGGCCCCAAACTGTTCGAGCGCGAACTGAAGGATGCCTTCGAATTTGTCGCCGGCGCTCCGGAGGAACTGCCAGAGCCAGTTTCTGAAGGCATCGACCTCAGCTTTGAACAGTCCTTCGACAATCGTGCAGGTCTCGTTGCCCTCACCGGCGGCAAGATTGTCACTATGCGCGATGCGGAAAACACCCGTGAAATTATCGACAATGGTGTGGTTCTGTTCCGGGGCAACCGCATTGTCGCCGTGGGACCCGCCGCGGAAGTGGAGATTCCCACCGAAGCGAAGCGTATCGATATCACCGGCAAAACCGTTTTACCGGGGCTTATTGACGCTCATGCCCACGGTGCTCAGGGTCGCGAAGAAATTATCCCGCAGCAGAACTGGAACCTGTTCTCCAGCCTGGCATTTGGAGTGACTACTATTCACGACCCCTCCAATGACAGCAGCGAGATCTTCTCTGCCGCTGAAATGCAAAAGGCTGGCCTGATCACTGGGCCGCGTATTTTCTCCACCGGCACCATCCTCTATGGTGCCAAAGGTCCAGGCTACAAAGCCAAGATCAACTCCCTGGAGGACGCTCAGTTCCACGTGAACCGCCTCAAGGAAATGGGCGCCATCTCGGTGAAGAGCTACAACCAGCCCCGCCGCGACCAGCGCCAGCAAGTGCTGCAGGCAGCCCGCGAAGCCGGCATTATGGTAGTGCCCGAGGGCGGCGGTAAGTACCAGCACAATATGAACATGATTGTGGACGGGCACACCGGTATCGAGCACTCACTGCCGATCGCCAATGTCTACGGCGATGTGGAGCAACTGTGGAGCCAAACCCAAGTGGGTTATACACCGACCTTCGTCGTAGCCTACGGCGGTCTCTGGGGTGAAGAGTACTGGTATGACCGCACCGAAGTGTGGAAAAACGAGCGCCTGACCCGCTTTACTCCGGACTTTATTGTTAACCCCCGCTCTATCCGTCGCCCCACTGCACCGGATGCCCACTACAACCACTTTAATGTGGCCCGTCAGGCCAAGCAGCTGCGCGACGAAGGTGTCACCGTACATATTGGCGCCCACGGCCAGCGCGAAGGACTTGGAGCCCACTGGGAGATGTGGATGATGGAGCAGGGCGGCTTTACTCCCTGGGAAGCCTTCCGTGCCGGTACCATCGATGGTGCCCGCTACTTGGGTATGGACAGTGATATCGGCAGTATTGAAGCTGGTAAGCTGGCTGACCTGATCGTGGTTGACGGCAACCCCTTGGATAACCTGCGCCTGTCAGAGAACATTACCTACACGGTAATTAATGGCCGTGTGTTTGAGGCAGAAACCATGAACGAAGTAGGGGCTGGCGAACGCTTGGCATTCTTCCACGAACGCCTGCCTATCAGCGCTATGCCCGCTCCTACGGCAGAAGCGGTACAGGAGAAGATGGAACGCCACCACTGGGTACACTAA